Within Populus trichocarpa isolate Nisqually-1 chromosome 6, P.trichocarpa_v4.1, whole genome shotgun sequence, the genomic segment CAAAGTTTCACAAGAATATCACTAAGAGAGGATCTGTTCCTGAAACTTCAACAAAGAAAGGATATGACTACCCAGTTGGGCCAATACTACTTGGATTCTTTGTCTTTGTGGTAATTGGATCATGTATGTTCTTTCTACCATGTTGAACTCTTTAAATTCTGTCTATCTTATTGTTTCttgcattatttttgttaatttgctaCTTGAATCTTCCATCCG encodes:
- the LOC7495628 gene encoding uncharacterized protein LOC7495628, which translates into the protein MTTSKRLSERKVAKFHKNITKRGSVPETSTKKGYDYPVGPILLGFFVFVVIGSSLFQIIRTASSGGMA